The Quercus robur chromosome 7, dhQueRobu3.1, whole genome shotgun sequence genome has a segment encoding these proteins:
- the LOC126692398 gene encoding selT-like protein codes for MDRAQLFLLGIPMFLFCTDIVNLFIPPPPKVPTTNQFHYKPPNPIPQQPILNQPLDFPTQKPSGIVGGGIGLGSTVNINFCSSCSYRGNAVTMKNMLDTSFPGINVALANHPPPLPKRLLSKAVPVVQFGIIGTIMAGEQIFPRLGFAAPPPWFYSLRANKFRSIASTWLLGNFIQSFLQSSGAFEVYCNGELVFSKLKENRFPSEIELRDLVGRKLSSSRVVDGIGGGVWS; via the exons atgGATCGAGCCCAGTTATTTCTGTTGGGTATACCAATGTTTCTGTTTTGTACCGACATTGTAAACCTCTTCATACCCCCACCTCCAAAAGTACCCACTACTAATCAATTCCATTACAAACCCCCTAACCCAATTCCCCAACAACCAATTCTCAACCAACCTCTTGATTTTCCCACacag AAACCAAGTGGCATTGTCGGTGGAGGAATTGGTCTGGGCAGCACTGTCAACATCAACTTTTGCTCTTCCTGTTCTTACAG AGGAAATGCAGTAACAATGAAGAACATGCTAGACACATCATTTCCTGGGATCAATGTTGCTCTGGCGAACCACCCACCTCCACTTCCAAAACGCCTACTGAGTAAAGCTGTACCTGTTGttcaatttggaattattgGGACAATAATGGCAGGTGAACAGATTTTTCCAAGGTTGGGATTTGCAGCACCACCTCCTTGGTTCTACTCCTTGCGTGCCAATAAATTTCGAAGTATTGCAAGCACTTGGCTTTTGGGGAACTTCATCCAATCCTTCCTGCAGAGTTCTGGTGCTTTTGAAGTATATTGTAATGGTGAACTG GTTTTCTCTAAGCTGAAGGAGAATAGATTCCCTAGCGAAATTGAGCTGAGAGATCTTGTTGGCAGGAAACTTAGTAGCTCGAGAGTTGTGGATGGTATAGGAGGAGGTGTCTGGTCTTAG
- the LOC126692396 gene encoding uncharacterized protein LOC126692396 isoform X1, protein MLAAKRLIQKAVQHHQRKVQHGDLTTEDLDPRVAVHYGVPSTASVLAFDPIQRLLAIGTLDGRIKVIGGDGIEGLLISPKQLPYKHIEFLQNKACIVSISNDNDIQVWDLASRSIADSLQWASNITAFSVISGSHFMYVGDEHGLMSVIKFEAEDGKIFQLQYHISAGSISEATGFPLPNDQPIIGVLPQPCSSGNRVLLAYQNGLIILWDISEGQILFVGGGKDLQLKDGVVDSSSEVDANLPDATLEHHLEEKEISALCWASSNGSILAVGYIDGDILFWNTSCAASSKSQQASSSNNIIKLQLSSAERRLPVIVLQWSKNQKSRNDCDGQLFIYGGDEIGSEEVLTVVSLEWSTGTLRCVGRAELTLSGSFADMILLPNAGVMGGNQKADLFVLTNPGQLHFYDDASLSALISQRERRPSISAMEFPAVVPSSNPSMTVAKLSKIPTGGDSSKALLEVASVMKLASTVTAVSAAKWPLTGGLPSELSITKNDGVGRIYLGGYSDGSIRIWDATYPVLSLICLLEGEVQGLKVAGSSAPVTKLDFCSISLRLAVGNGCGLVRLYDLKGCSDGTHFHFVTETKNEVYILPQGKGPQCRAVFCLLNSPVQALQFANCGAKLAVGFESGRVAVLNTSSSSVLFWIDGVSCSSFPIISITWKELTYTHSLVKSPKHSETKVPAYSAEEVIFVLTKDAKINLFEGGTGKIISTQPWHLKKPSVAISMYVIAVSISVSESSSEMQLESHEDSATKNEPMPNSTTVSINSHEGEQQPSSETACSEERLLDSILLLCCENSLHLYSTKSVIQGNNKSIRKVKHAKPCCWTATLKKDEKVCGLVLLFQTGVIEIRSLPDLELVKESSLMSILRWNFKANMDKTMSSSDNGQIALASGCELAFISLLAGENDFRIPETLPCLHDEVLAAAADAALSFSLNPKNKQGTEPGILGGIIKGFKGRKVPHTEDFIPNPKVNFSHLEGIFLKSPFSDSSPAVTANQEAEELNIDDIEIDEPLPAASSSSHDFQNIKTVKGTERERLFQGGTDDTKPRLRTPEEIMATYRKAGDASSVAAHARDKLAQRQEKLEKISRRTEELQSGAEDFASLANELVKTLEARKKWWHI, encoded by the exons ATGTTAGCCGCGAAGCGATTGATTCAGAAAGCTGTGCAACACCATCAG cGTAAAGTGCAACATGGTGATTTGACAACGGAAGACTTGGATCCGCGGGTTGCTGTTCACTATGGTGTTCCATCTACGGCTTCGGTTCTTGCTTTCGACCCCATTCAGCGCCTTTTGGCCATTGGGACTCT GGATGGGAGAATTAAAGTTATTGGTGGAGATGGGATTGAAGGACTTCTGATATCCCCAAAGCAATTGCCTTACAAACACATAGAG TTTCTACAAAACAAGGCATGTATAGTCAGCATTTCAAATGACAATGATATTCAG GTTTGGGATCTTGCGAGCAGGAGTATAGCTGATTCTTTACAGTGGGCATCCAATATAACTGCTTTTTCTGTGATCAGTGGTTCCCACTTCAT GTATGTTGGTGATGAGCATGGTTTGATGTCTGTGATAAAGTTTGAGGCTGAAGATGGAAAAATTTTCCAGTTGCAATATCATATTTCTGCAGGTTCTATAAGTG AAGCCACTGGGTTCCCCCTTCCTAATGACCAACCTATCATTGGAGTTCTTCCTCAACCGTGTTCTTCTGGGAATAG AGTATTGCTTGCATATCAGAATGGATTGATTATTCTTTGGGATATTTCTGAAGGTCAAATTCTCTTTGTTGGAGGTGGTAAGGATCTCCAATTGAAGGATGGAGTTGTTGATTCTTCAAGTGAAGTGGATGCTAATCTTCCCGATGCTACATTGGAACATCATcttgaagagaaagagataagtgCTCTTTGTTGGGCATCTTCCAATGGGTCCATTCTGGCTGTGGGATACATTGATGGAGATATTTTGTTTTGGAACACATCGTGTGCTGCATCTAGTAAAAGTCAACAAGCTTCATCATCTAACAATATTATTAAGCTACAATTATCATCTGCAGAAAGGAGACTCCCTGTCATTGTCTTACAGTGgtccaaaaaccaaaaatcccGTAATGATTGTGATGGCCAACTTTTTATCTATGGTGGTGATGAAATAGGATCTGAAGAAGTTTTGACG GTTGTATCTCTTGAATGGTCAACGGGGACATTAAGATGTGTTGGTCGTGCAGAGCTTACACTTAGTGGCTCTTTCGCAGAcatgattttattaccaaatgCTGGGGTGATGGGGGGTAACCAAAAAGCTGATCTCTTTGTGTTGACAAACCCTGGGCAATTACATTTCTATGATGATGCTAGCCTATCTGCCTTAATATCTCAGCGTGAGAGAAGACCATCCATCTCTGCGATGGAGTTTCCTGCAGTGGTaccatcatctaatccttccaTGACTGTGGCAAAGCTCAGTAAGATACCCACTGGGGGGGACTCATCAAAGGCTCTGTTAGAG GTGGCCTCAGTTATGAAACTTGCCTCAACAGTGACTGCAGTTAGTGCTGCCAAGTGGCCCTTGACTGGAGGTTTACCCAGCGAATTGTCTATTACTAAAAATGATGGGGTTGGGAGAATTTACTTAGGAGGTTATTCTGATGGGTCAATTCGGATATGGGATGCCACGTATCCTGTCTTATCTTTAATCTGTCTTTTAGAAGGCGAG GTACAAGGTTTGAAAGTGGCTGGTTCAAGTGCTCCAGTAACAAAGTTGGACTTCTGCTCCATCAGTTTAAGGTTGGCTGTTGGCAACGGATGTGGTCTG gTTCGTCTCTATGACCTCAAAGGCTGTTCAGATGGGACACATTTCCACTTTGTCACAGAAACTAAAAATGAAG TTTACATTTTGCCTCAAGGAAAAGGACCTCAATGTAGAGCTGTTTTTTGCCTTCTTAATTCCCCGGTACAAGCACTACAGTTTGCAAATTGTGGAGCTAAACTTGCTGTGGGATTTGAATCTGGTCGT GTTGCAGTGCTCAACACAAGTTCATCGTCAGTTTTGTTCTGGATAGATGGTGTGTCTTGCTCTAGCTTTCCAATAATTTCAATTACTTGGAAAGAACTTACATATACTCATAGCCTTGTCAAAAGCCCTAAGCACTCTGAAACAAAAGTCCCAGCCTACTCTGCAGAGGAAGTAATATTTGTATTAACCAAGGATGCAAAGATTAATTTGTTTGAAGGTGGTACTGGTAAAATTATAAGCACTCAGCCATGGCACTTGAAAAAGCCATCAGTTGCAATTTCAATGTATGTTATAG CTGTCAGTATCTCTGTCTCTGAATCATCCAGTGAGATGCAGCTGGAGTCCCATGAGGATAGTGCTACCAAGAACGAACCTATGCCCAATAGTACTACAGTTAGCATAAATTCACATGAAGGTGAACAACAGCCCTCTTCAGAAACTGCATGTTCTGAGGAAAGATTGTTGGATTCAATTCTTTTGCTTTGTTGTGAGAATTCATTGCACTTGTACTCTACGAAATCTGTGATTCAG ggaAACAATAAATCCATTCGTAAAGTGAAACATGCAAAACCTTGCTGTTGGACAGCAACtttaaagaaagatgaaaaagttTGTGGACTGGTCTTGCTGTTTCAGACAGGTGTAATTGAAATCAG ATCCTTGCCAGATTTAGAATTGGTGAAAGAAAGCTCCTTAATGTCAATTTTGAGGTGGAATTTTAAGGCAAACATGGACAAGACGATGAGCTCTTCTGATAATGGGCAGATTGCACTG GCAAGTGGGTGTGAATTGGCGTTCATCTCTTTATTAGCTGGTGAAAATGATTTCAG GATTCCAGAAACTTTGCCTTGTCTCCATGATGAAGTTCTTGCAGCTGCTGCAGATGCTGCCCTTAGTTTCTCTTTAAATCCGAAGAATAAGCAG GGTACTGAACCTGGCATTCTAGGTGGTATCATCAAAGGTTTTAAAGGGAGAAAAGTTCCCCATACTGAGGATTTTATTCCAAATCCTAAAGTAAATTTTTCTCATTTAGAGGGCATATTTTTGAAGTCCCCATTCTCAGACTCGTCTCCAGCTGTTACAGCTAATCAGGAAGCTGAGGAGCTTAATATAG ATGACATCGAGATAGATGAGCCTCTACCAGCGGCGTCTTCTTCATCtcatgattttcaaaatataaagacaG TGAAGGGGACAGAGAGGGAAAGATTATTTCAAGGGGGGACTGATGATACCAAACCCAGACTTAGAACACCTGAAGAAATCATGGCTACATATAGAAAAGCTGGG GACGCTTCTTCGGTGGCTGCACATGCTAGAGACAAGCTTGCACAGAGGCAGGAAAAATTGGAG AAAATTAGCAGGCGCACTGAAGAGCTGCAAAGTGGAGCTGAAGACTTTGCATCATTGGCAAATGAGCTTGTCAAGACCCTGGAGGCACGAAAAAAATGGTGGCATATATGA
- the LOC126692396 gene encoding uncharacterized protein LOC126692396 isoform X2 produces MYVGDEHGLMSVIKFEAEDGKIFQLQYHISAGSISEATGFPLPNDQPIIGVLPQPCSSGNRVLLAYQNGLIILWDISEGQILFVGGGKDLQLKDGVVDSSSEVDANLPDATLEHHLEEKEISALCWASSNGSILAVGYIDGDILFWNTSCAASSKSQQASSSNNIIKLQLSSAERRLPVIVLQWSKNQKSRNDCDGQLFIYGGDEIGSEEVLTVVSLEWSTGTLRCVGRAELTLSGSFADMILLPNAGVMGGNQKADLFVLTNPGQLHFYDDASLSALISQRERRPSISAMEFPAVVPSSNPSMTVAKLSKIPTGGDSSKALLEVASVMKLASTVTAVSAAKWPLTGGLPSELSITKNDGVGRIYLGGYSDGSIRIWDATYPVLSLICLLEGEVQGLKVAGSSAPVTKLDFCSISLRLAVGNGCGLVRLYDLKGCSDGTHFHFVTETKNEVYILPQGKGPQCRAVFCLLNSPVQALQFANCGAKLAVGFESGRVAVLNTSSSSVLFWIDGVSCSSFPIISITWKELTYTHSLVKSPKHSETKVPAYSAEEVIFVLTKDAKINLFEGGTGKIISTQPWHLKKPSVAISMYVIAVSISVSESSSEMQLESHEDSATKNEPMPNSTTVSINSHEGEQQPSSETACSEERLLDSILLLCCENSLHLYSTKSVIQGNNKSIRKVKHAKPCCWTATLKKDEKVCGLVLLFQTGVIEIRSLPDLELVKESSLMSILRWNFKANMDKTMSSSDNGQIALASGCELAFISLLAGENDFRIPETLPCLHDEVLAAAADAALSFSLNPKNKQGTEPGILGGIIKGFKGRKVPHTEDFIPNPKVNFSHLEGIFLKSPFSDSSPAVTANQEAEELNIDDIEIDEPLPAASSSSHDFQNIKTVKGTERERLFQGGTDDTKPRLRTPEEIMATYRKAGDASSVAAHARDKLAQRQEKLEKISRRTEELQSGAEDFASLANELVKTLEARKKWWHI; encoded by the exons AT GTATGTTGGTGATGAGCATGGTTTGATGTCTGTGATAAAGTTTGAGGCTGAAGATGGAAAAATTTTCCAGTTGCAATATCATATTTCTGCAGGTTCTATAAGTG AAGCCACTGGGTTCCCCCTTCCTAATGACCAACCTATCATTGGAGTTCTTCCTCAACCGTGTTCTTCTGGGAATAG AGTATTGCTTGCATATCAGAATGGATTGATTATTCTTTGGGATATTTCTGAAGGTCAAATTCTCTTTGTTGGAGGTGGTAAGGATCTCCAATTGAAGGATGGAGTTGTTGATTCTTCAAGTGAAGTGGATGCTAATCTTCCCGATGCTACATTGGAACATCATcttgaagagaaagagataagtgCTCTTTGTTGGGCATCTTCCAATGGGTCCATTCTGGCTGTGGGATACATTGATGGAGATATTTTGTTTTGGAACACATCGTGTGCTGCATCTAGTAAAAGTCAACAAGCTTCATCATCTAACAATATTATTAAGCTACAATTATCATCTGCAGAAAGGAGACTCCCTGTCATTGTCTTACAGTGgtccaaaaaccaaaaatcccGTAATGATTGTGATGGCCAACTTTTTATCTATGGTGGTGATGAAATAGGATCTGAAGAAGTTTTGACG GTTGTATCTCTTGAATGGTCAACGGGGACATTAAGATGTGTTGGTCGTGCAGAGCTTACACTTAGTGGCTCTTTCGCAGAcatgattttattaccaaatgCTGGGGTGATGGGGGGTAACCAAAAAGCTGATCTCTTTGTGTTGACAAACCCTGGGCAATTACATTTCTATGATGATGCTAGCCTATCTGCCTTAATATCTCAGCGTGAGAGAAGACCATCCATCTCTGCGATGGAGTTTCCTGCAGTGGTaccatcatctaatccttccaTGACTGTGGCAAAGCTCAGTAAGATACCCACTGGGGGGGACTCATCAAAGGCTCTGTTAGAG GTGGCCTCAGTTATGAAACTTGCCTCAACAGTGACTGCAGTTAGTGCTGCCAAGTGGCCCTTGACTGGAGGTTTACCCAGCGAATTGTCTATTACTAAAAATGATGGGGTTGGGAGAATTTACTTAGGAGGTTATTCTGATGGGTCAATTCGGATATGGGATGCCACGTATCCTGTCTTATCTTTAATCTGTCTTTTAGAAGGCGAG GTACAAGGTTTGAAAGTGGCTGGTTCAAGTGCTCCAGTAACAAAGTTGGACTTCTGCTCCATCAGTTTAAGGTTGGCTGTTGGCAACGGATGTGGTCTG gTTCGTCTCTATGACCTCAAAGGCTGTTCAGATGGGACACATTTCCACTTTGTCACAGAAACTAAAAATGAAG TTTACATTTTGCCTCAAGGAAAAGGACCTCAATGTAGAGCTGTTTTTTGCCTTCTTAATTCCCCGGTACAAGCACTACAGTTTGCAAATTGTGGAGCTAAACTTGCTGTGGGATTTGAATCTGGTCGT GTTGCAGTGCTCAACACAAGTTCATCGTCAGTTTTGTTCTGGATAGATGGTGTGTCTTGCTCTAGCTTTCCAATAATTTCAATTACTTGGAAAGAACTTACATATACTCATAGCCTTGTCAAAAGCCCTAAGCACTCTGAAACAAAAGTCCCAGCCTACTCTGCAGAGGAAGTAATATTTGTATTAACCAAGGATGCAAAGATTAATTTGTTTGAAGGTGGTACTGGTAAAATTATAAGCACTCAGCCATGGCACTTGAAAAAGCCATCAGTTGCAATTTCAATGTATGTTATAG CTGTCAGTATCTCTGTCTCTGAATCATCCAGTGAGATGCAGCTGGAGTCCCATGAGGATAGTGCTACCAAGAACGAACCTATGCCCAATAGTACTACAGTTAGCATAAATTCACATGAAGGTGAACAACAGCCCTCTTCAGAAACTGCATGTTCTGAGGAAAGATTGTTGGATTCAATTCTTTTGCTTTGTTGTGAGAATTCATTGCACTTGTACTCTACGAAATCTGTGATTCAG ggaAACAATAAATCCATTCGTAAAGTGAAACATGCAAAACCTTGCTGTTGGACAGCAACtttaaagaaagatgaaaaagttTGTGGACTGGTCTTGCTGTTTCAGACAGGTGTAATTGAAATCAG ATCCTTGCCAGATTTAGAATTGGTGAAAGAAAGCTCCTTAATGTCAATTTTGAGGTGGAATTTTAAGGCAAACATGGACAAGACGATGAGCTCTTCTGATAATGGGCAGATTGCACTG GCAAGTGGGTGTGAATTGGCGTTCATCTCTTTATTAGCTGGTGAAAATGATTTCAG GATTCCAGAAACTTTGCCTTGTCTCCATGATGAAGTTCTTGCAGCTGCTGCAGATGCTGCCCTTAGTTTCTCTTTAAATCCGAAGAATAAGCAG GGTACTGAACCTGGCATTCTAGGTGGTATCATCAAAGGTTTTAAAGGGAGAAAAGTTCCCCATACTGAGGATTTTATTCCAAATCCTAAAGTAAATTTTTCTCATTTAGAGGGCATATTTTTGAAGTCCCCATTCTCAGACTCGTCTCCAGCTGTTACAGCTAATCAGGAAGCTGAGGAGCTTAATATAG ATGACATCGAGATAGATGAGCCTCTACCAGCGGCGTCTTCTTCATCtcatgattttcaaaatataaagacaG TGAAGGGGACAGAGAGGGAAAGATTATTTCAAGGGGGGACTGATGATACCAAACCCAGACTTAGAACACCTGAAGAAATCATGGCTACATATAGAAAAGCTGGG GACGCTTCTTCGGTGGCTGCACATGCTAGAGACAAGCTTGCACAGAGGCAGGAAAAATTGGAG AAAATTAGCAGGCGCACTGAAGAGCTGCAAAGTGGAGCTGAAGACTTTGCATCATTGGCAAATGAGCTTGTCAAGACCCTGGAGGCACGAAAAAAATGGTGGCATATATGA
- the LOC126692399 gene encoding acyl-coenzyme A oxidase 4, peroxisomal: MTVFSSTKQDDRDHPRTSYFNSPPLDISVAFPQATPASIFPPCTSDYYQLDDLLSPEEQTVRKNVRECMEKEVAPIMTEYWEKAKFPFHVIPKLGALRIAGGTIKGYGCPGLSITGSAVAAAEVARVDASCSTFILVHSSLAMLTIALCGSEAQKQKYLHSLAELKTVACWALTEPEYGSDASALKTIATKVEGGWILEGQKRWIGNSTFADLLVIFARNTTTNQINGFIVKKDAPGLTVKKIENKIGLRIVQNGDILLKKVFIPDEDRIPGVDSFQDTNKILAVSRVMVAWQPIGISMGIYDMCHRYLKERKQFGAPLAAFQINQLKLVQMLGNVQAMILVGWRLCKLYENGKMTPGQASLGKSWITLKARETAAIGRELLGGNGILADFLVAKAFCDLEPIYTYEGTYDINSLVTGREVTGIASFKPAVSSRRSRL, encoded by the exons ATGACAGTTTTCTCTTCCACAAAGCAAG ATGATCGTGACCATCCAAGGACCTCTTATTTTAATTCACCACCGTTGGATATCTCTGTTGCGTTCCCACAAGCAACTCCAGCTTCCATTTTCCCTCCTTGTA CGTCAGACTATTATCAACTTGATGATCTATTGAGTCCCGAGGAGCAGACTGTGAGGAAGAATGTAAGAGAGTGTATGGAAAAAGAAGTAGCCCCAATAATGACTGAG taTTGGGAGAAGGCCAAGTTTCCCTTTCATGTTATTCCAAAACTTGGTGCCTTGCGTATTGCTGGTGGCACAATCAag GGTTATGGGTGTCCTGGTCTCTCCATTACTGGAAGCGCTGTTGCTGCAGCAGAAGTTGCTAGAGTTGATGCAAGCTGCTCTACTTTCATACTGGTGCATTCATCTCTGGCAATGCTCACTATTG CATTGTGTGGATCGGAGGCACAGAAGCAAAAATATCTACATTCTTTGGCAGAGTTAAAAACTGTAGCGTGTTGG GCTTTGACCGAGCCTGAATATGGAAGTGATGCTAGTGCATTGAAAACGATAGCAACAAAG GTGGAAGGAGGTTGGATACTTGAGGGCCAAAAGCGCTGGATTGGAAACAGTACCTTTGCAGATTTGTTGGTTATTTTTGCAAGGAACACCACAACAAATCAGATAAATGG ATTTATAGTAAAGAAGGATGCGCCTGGattaacagtaaaaaaaatagaaaataaaattggcCTACGGATTGTTCAAAATGGAGATATTCTCttgaagaaagtttttattCCTGATGAGGACAGGATACCTGGTGTTGATTCTTTTCAGGATACAAACAAG ATTCTTGCAGTTTCACGTGTTATGGTTGCCTGGCAACCAATTGGCATATCAATGGGCATCTATGATATGTGTCACAG ATATCTGAAGGAGAGGAAACAGTTTGGAGCACCACTAGCAGCTTTCCAAATCAATCAACTGAAACTTGTTCAGATGCTCGGTAATGTTCAAGCAATGATTCTTGTTGGTTGGCGACTTTGCAAGTTGTATGAGAATGGTAAAATGACTCCAGGTCAAGCAAGCTTGGGAAAG TCATGGATCACCTTGAAGGCAAGAGAAACTGCTGCAATTGGGCGGGAGTTACTTGGTGGTAATGGAATATTGGCTGATTTTCTAGTTGCAAAG GCATTCTGCGATTTGGAGCCGATCTACACGTATGAAGGCACCTATGATATCAACAGCTTGGTAACAGGTAGGGAAGTCACTGGCATTGCTAGCTTCAAGCCAGCTGTATCGAGCCGAAGAAGCCGTCTCTAG
- the LOC126692400 gene encoding protein ZW2-like, which translates to MPDRSTTGTQTNNADSFKTFLEGWMVRQEHYLDELLSAQQHCHDMQDEDIKELCSRMLAHYQEYYEAKSRIAQRDVFLAFSPTWLTSFERTFLWIAGFKPGIVFRIVTNSVLDMSEDQTQRMNRLLEETKLEERALNDELAKVHESVAGPTMLEAARRSGRLVDGAASEEETATATLRVALESVVANADSLRMRTAMKVVEILRPAQKVRFLAGAAQLQLKIRSWGLQRQEGERQESTIK; encoded by the coding sequence ATGCCTGATAGATCAACCACAGGTACACAAACCAATAATGCTGATTCATTCAAAACCTTCCTGGAAGGCTGGATGGTCCGCCAAGAACACTACCTTGATGAGCTTCTCTCAGCTCAGCAACACTGCCATGACATGCAAGACGAGGACATCAAAGAACTATGTTCACGTATGCTCGCCCATTACCAAGAATACTACGAAGCCAAGTCAAGAATAGCTCAAAGGGATGTCTTCCTTGCTTTCTCTCCCACGTGGCTAACCTCGTTCGAGCGAACCTTCCTCTGGATAGCTGGGTTTAAGCCCGGAATAGTCTTCAGAATTGTCACCAACTCGGTGCTTGACATGTCCGAAGACCAAACACAGAGAATGAATAGGTTGTTGGAGGAGACTAAGTTGGAGGAACGTGCACTTAACGATGAGCTAGCGAAGGTTCATGAAAGCGTGGCGGGTCCAACAATGTTGGAGGCCGCAAGACGTAGCGGGAGGTTAGTGGACGGTGCAGCGAGTGAAGAGGAAACGGCTACGGCTACGTTGAGAGTGGCATTGGAGAGTGTGGTGGCGAATGCTGATTCGTTGAGGATGAGGACAGCGATGAAGGTGGTGGAGATACTGAGGCCAGCTCAGAAGGTGAGGTTTTTGGCTGGGGCGGCTCAGCTTCAGCTAAAGATCAGGAGCTGGGGATTGCAGAGACAAGAAGGTGAAAGACAAGAATCAACTATCAAGTGA
- the LOC126692401 gene encoding uncharacterized protein LOC126692401, whose protein sequence is MSDPYEKAKGGRLTFKGGSLATRSKSIDKKKQKKKKNKDKNPTNDEPILDVEAGIQGDDATGGDESGQTGGVEYTIDAAKRMKYEQLFPVEAKKFSYDPKAKTKSIEDALDDRVKKKADRYCK, encoded by the coding sequence ATGTCGGATCCATATGAGAAAGCGAAAGGGGGGAGATTGACCTTCAAAGGGGGAAGTCTCGCCACTCGCAGCAAATCCATCGAtaagaagaagcaaaagaaaaagaagaacaaggaTAAGAACCCCACGAATGATGAACCTATTTTAGACGTGGAAGCGGGGATTCAGGGCGATGATGCTACAGGTGGTGATGAATCTGGACAAACAGGAGGAGTAGAATACACGATCGATGCAGCCAAGCGCATGAAGTATGAGCAGCTCTTCCCAGTTGAGGCCAAGAAGTTCAGTTATGATCCAAAGGCGAAAACCAAGTCTATCGAAGATGCTCTTGATGACCGTGTCAAGAAGAAGGCTGATCGTTACTgtaaataa